A window of Solanum stenotomum isolate F172 chromosome 3, ASM1918654v1, whole genome shotgun sequence contains these coding sequences:
- the LOC125860973 gene encoding homeobox-leucine zipper protein ATHB-21-like isoform X2, with protein sequence MSSSKVDDQMELISHFYPHIYAQLAQEQGEKMEPRRRRKKNKVEGRNNTSEVVMRKRKLLSEEQVNLLERSFGDEHKLEMERKAQLASELGLDPHQVAVWFQNRRARWKNKKIEEEYSKLKTQHETTIIEKYRLETEVLKMKEQLCEAEMEIQKLLLERKSDISSNNSPISSIFSMEQQHFDLGEFGMEGKLMDDNMFFVADNQSTYITLWDN encoded by the exons ATGTCAAGTAGCAAGGTTGATGATCAAATGGAACTCATCTCTCACTTCTATCCTCATATTTACGCCCAATTAGCACAAGAACAAG GAGAGAAGATGGAACCGCGAAGGAGAAGGAAGaagaacaaagttgaagggAGAAACAACACTAGTGAAGTTGTGATGAGGAAGAGGAAGTTGCTTAGTGAAGAACAAGTTAATCTTCTTGAACGAAGTTTTGGGGACGAGCACAAACTAGAGATGGAGAGGAAGGCCCAGCTTGCTTCTGAGCTTGGCCTTGATCCTCATCAAGTCGCGGTGTGGTTCCAAAACAGGAGGGCTAGATGGAAGAACAAGAAAATCGAGGAGGAATACTCCAAGCTAAAGACTCAACATGAGACTACCATCATTGAGAAATATCGTCTTGAAACTGAG GTGTTGAAGATGAAAGAGCAATTGTGTGAAGCAGAAATGGAGATACAAAAGCTTTTATTGGAACGTAAAAGTGATATTTCAAGCAATAATAGCCCAATTTCATCAATATTCTCAATGGAGCAGCAACATTTTGATCTTGGGGAGTTTGGAATGGAGGGGAAATTAATGGATGATAATATGTTCTTTGTTGCTGATAATCAAAGTACTTATATAACTCTTTGGGATAATTAG
- the LOC125860973 gene encoding homeobox-leucine zipper protein ATHB-40-like isoform X1 — protein sequence MSSSKVDDQMELISHFYPHIYAQLAQEQVSLGEKMEPRRRRKKNKVEGRNNTSEVVMRKRKLLSEEQVNLLERSFGDEHKLEMERKAQLASELGLDPHQVAVWFQNRRARWKNKKIEEEYSKLKTQHETTIIEKYRLETEVLKMKEQLCEAEMEIQKLLLERKSDISSNNSPISSIFSMEQQHFDLGEFGMEGKLMDDNMFFVADNQSTYITLWDN from the exons ATGTCAAGTAGCAAGGTTGATGATCAAATGGAACTCATCTCTCACTTCTATCCTCATATTTACGCCCAATTAGCACAAGAACAAG TCTCTTTAGGAGAGAAGATGGAACCGCGAAGGAGAAGGAAGaagaacaaagttgaagggAGAAACAACACTAGTGAAGTTGTGATGAGGAAGAGGAAGTTGCTTAGTGAAGAACAAGTTAATCTTCTTGAACGAAGTTTTGGGGACGAGCACAAACTAGAGATGGAGAGGAAGGCCCAGCTTGCTTCTGAGCTTGGCCTTGATCCTCATCAAGTCGCGGTGTGGTTCCAAAACAGGAGGGCTAGATGGAAGAACAAGAAAATCGAGGAGGAATACTCCAAGCTAAAGACTCAACATGAGACTACCATCATTGAGAAATATCGTCTTGAAACTGAG GTGTTGAAGATGAAAGAGCAATTGTGTGAAGCAGAAATGGAGATACAAAAGCTTTTATTGGAACGTAAAAGTGATATTTCAAGCAATAATAGCCCAATTTCATCAATATTCTCAATGGAGCAGCAACATTTTGATCTTGGGGAGTTTGGAATGGAGGGGAAATTAATGGATGATAATATGTTCTTTGTTGCTGATAATCAAAGTACTTATATAACTCTTTGGGATAATTAG